From Sander vitreus isolate 19-12246 chromosome 5, sanVit1, whole genome shotgun sequence:
TGAGTAGAAAAGCAAGCAGGGGTTTCTGGGAATTGGGGCTAATGCCAGGCTGCGGTCCTTTTTAATACACTTTAAACTCTTCTCTCCAGAACGCAGAGCTCTTTTCAGAAAGgagtatatatactgtgtgtgtgtgtgtgtgtgtgttttactatattcgtggggtccagggaatacagtatacttgtggggtctgcacagccttgtggggcccaaaatgctggaccccacaaggttaaaggtctgtttgagggttaagacttggttttaggattagggttagaatgaggttatggttagggtgagggtaagggttaaggttaggcatttagttgtgatggttaaggttaggggctagggaatgcattatgtcaatgacaggtccccacaaagtaGTGAAACAAACGCGTGTgcgcatattttatatatatattttatatatatatatatatatatatatatatatatatatatatatatatatatatatatatatatatatatatatatatatatatatatattagtgatGTTACGTTCTGTGCCGAGGCTTCAAAGCACGTCGAGAAATCTCGAAGGTTTTCCGTGAAGCGCGTATCGAGGCTTGTATCATTTTAGACAAATGACAATGAGTGATTGATGACATCCGAAGCTTCGCTGCCCGTCCGTAGAGCGCTGACTGGTTTATGAAGTGGTTCGAATCTACACGTTTTATTTACATATCCATGATCTACACGAGCACATTCACGGCCCTCTGCCCAGTTAGACCACCGCCACGTAACAGTTTTAGAACCCTAATGTCGCTCCTCCTGCCATTATATTGTGACCAAAAGGATtgatttacacacattttatagCCACATTCCTCTAAAAGCAATCCATTTATTATACggttatgttattttttttattaaaccaacCAGGATATACACACTATATTGATATAAAAGGATTACGTGACAGGCAGATGTCTTGTGCAGCCGGTAAAGTTCTTTACATGATTATCGTTTGCATAAAACATCTCTCATTAGAAGTTATTGTAGGTTTAGAaactaaaaaatacaaaaaagggcCATATTTTAACGATCtcagcgcacggcgtgaagcgcctggtgcaggtgcgtttagggcgtgtccaaatccacttttgctagtttgacggcagaaaaaaagggtccgtgtgccgggcgcatggttcaaaagggttgtacttagtgtcttcattagtcagaggtgtgttttgggcgtaacatgcaatcaaccaatcagagatcatctcccattccctttaaaagccaggcgcgtttggacctcggagcattgctgttatgatggaggatttgcaccgtaatacttttatttgtaatcttttgcatctgtgtgtgctgctgagcGTCAGGTTTTGGTTGGTCAATGgggcgatcacttcccgctgcctcaagatagcaatactcccagaatgcatctgaacacacctccctgtaagaccagcacgcccatgggcgcaggtgcatttgctatttaaaggaCGTGGGCAcaggacgggaaattgacaactgcgtcggtcttaaactagcacagacacttgcgtcgggctttgcgctgcgccgggtgcaacaTAGGGCCCAAAATGTTCCAACTCAAACTCTGACAGAGTAGAAATGAGGGTACCTAAAAATGTATGCGGTCAAACAAATTACAGATAGAAACCACCGTCTCTCCAccagcgatattacgaatcccactatggccacgccaagacccgcccttcaatagcatttataggccaggcgtccatgagaacgcaaggtaacgtaaccccattggTACAGGTCCtgtcccctgaccaatcggctatcctaaccttaaccactcgaggtcaaatgcTTATCAATGTTTATCAAAGACTTGCACCTAAGACTTATAATGTGGGGGAAAACTCATCAAAAGACCCTGTGGGTACGCGATCTgagctgcctgcacgatccgacaTGCGCAAGATGTGCAGGCAGCTCAGATCGCCTACCGACAGACCCTGTCCACGATGCCCAGTCAGgcaagtgaagaaaaaaaaaacttaacgtTGAACCCTGTCTAGTTCTTCTGCCTCAGATTGCTCTCCGTCAGCCTCGAGGCTGCACGTCCACTCAGACAGTATTGACCTAAAAGCTTTCTTGTTTCACCCTGCAACTGGACCCCGAACCTCAGGCTTCCCATTAGATATTCCAGGTGCTTTTGAGTGTCAGCGGCACTAAACATGTCAGCAGAGCTCATTTTTATGACACAGAAGCTGACAAAATGTCCTCAGGGAATGCCTTCTACACTTAAGTAATTTGACTCTGCATAACTACACGTGTGCTTTTGAATAGAAACACATCAGCGTCAGGGTATGACAATGTGTTGCAGATTGTATTTCCATTGATGGTGCTCGAAGTAATAAATTACACCCTGCTGTTACATCTTTACATACTTGAATCTATGCAAATATGCATTCCTCTGCAGAAGCTTTTTGTGCCAGCATACAGCAGCATGTTGCTAATTTCTCATTGTAGCTcctctaaaaaaaacactttgcagGTTGcaaaaccccccccccaaaaatctCTTTTAATATCTACCTTTTCACCGTGGATGCATCTGTCACGTTAGCCCAAACAAACAATCTTCCGATTCAAATCAATCTTTATTTTAATGATCCGATTTTGATTCATAACATTCAGAGATTGATCTTTTAAGAGGCTCCGTTTTAAAGCTAGAGTGAAGATATTGGTATCATATTAAACTTGACAACCGCAGGAATCTGTCACGCTAAACAACGCAAAGTTAGGTGACATTGTGGCAGAGAAGAGGGGaaaaatatctctctctctctctggttcgaGGGTTCCTTTCACAGCATTAGTTCggagaatctcttttatatcaaAGCAAAtctggtattgtaactgaaatatcccttaccaaaaagaaatataatttaattaaataggGACATTGTGAATTGGAATCAAAATCGGTGGCTAAACCAAAAAGTACTTCTTGGGGGTCAATTCTTAAagtaaacattaacctggtgcattatataaaaacatttgagAGTTGCGTAtagcttgtacaatttacagcacaaGCGCTCTGAGGATCTCATTTATATCCTAAACCAAAGTTGGCATTGTTCCCTAACCTCATAAAAGATGTATTGCCCAGTAAGTAGCACTTACTAGGAATTTCTTTTGGTTTGGTGAATagatataaacatattttaaacattaatacctaattgatattgaatcTGAAATGTAAACGAATCAGGAAATCATGgtcgatacccagccctacttactCCTGTAAAAACTGTGAATGATGAAGCACATCCTTCATGCCTCTTGGTTGCCTTTCCTCGCCAGTTCTCTTCTTAATTTCCTAAACTGCACTTGGCAAATTAACAgccattttcattgttttaccATTGTCAATACTTTATTTATACTTTACTACTCTTAGGTATTTTCAGAGCCTTGgaaattgtgtgtgtctgtctgcgagTGTCCTGTCTGTGAGTGTCCTGTCTGTGAGTGTCCTGTCTGTGAGTGTCCTGTCTGTCAAACACCAATACATATTTTTCAATAACCTTGTGATGGATTTGTTTGGAATAGTCTACATTTTATAGTTTTGGCGAGAGCGAGAGAAAATAATTGGCTAACCAGCTCTTGGATCTTCCAGACACATATGTGTTAAACCCACAAATCACCTGTCACATCTtgattatacacacacacacacacacacacacacacacacacacacacacacacaattacctGTGTCACTATGGTGTCACGGCTATAAACAATTGGCTGTTCCAGAGATGATGTCAGGTGAATACATTTTACAGCCATCAGTGATCTCTGAAAGCTACTTCTACAAGATGCTGTGACATAAAAACAATGAGCAAAATGCATAGTAGAGGCTATTTGCTTCCTTTATGTCCCCCAAAATAGCCCAAAAATCTCCCAGCAGCGGAGACAGAATGGAGCCCTGCAGCGATTTACCGTAAAATGGTGGTGGACAGACAGCAAATGTGTTCAGGGAGATTACAATGACTTTATGCTGGTTTGTGGAGAGTTAATTTCCTGTGGCTAGACATTGTATTGTCAAGTGTAATGGACCAGTTAGCCAGCAACACAAAACACGCAATGAACAGATGGGAAATCACCACAACATTACCTGGACGGACGGCGGTTGGacgcttgttttgttttccttctaTTTTTAACTGACAGTATTCACCGTAGTCAGGTGCTATATTCGCACCAAGCCAGCTAACTTATCTTCTACTCGACGCCAGGAGATTGACAAGGTTATCCTCGGACAGATTATCCTCGGTTCCGTGTCCTAGCTAGGCTATTTGTTGGCGATGTCAGCTTCGTCCTCCGGGTCCAGACCAGGCAGCCTCCGAAATtgtcgtttctttttttttctccactcgGTTTTTCTCAACGTACGGTCCTGAACGACAACGACGTCGATTCATTCACAATGTTCAAGTCTATACAGCTTAATAGCGGCATGGGTACATTCAATAAAGGTCTAAAATGAACTTAATTATTTTCTCACGTCCGTGATGGTTTGGCAATCAGTTCACAGTACCGCCGCTTGCCTCCGAAACATCCCCGCTTtcgttgtaaaaaaaaaaaaaaaaatcactctgCTTCTTGAGGAAGGAGGGGGCGTGATTGCTAGCACTACGGACCAATAGCAAAGAGGTTGATGAAACGAGCCCGCCAATGAAACAACGCGTGAACTTTTATGGGCGGTCCCTGTCGACGCCGCAGAGTGGTTTTGATTGACGTTCAGGAGACCCAATGGGAGATTACTATTGCGAGGCACAGTCCAATCAGTACTCGCGATGTCAAAATATTCTGCATGTAAACCAGCGTTAGGAATTGTTTCTAACAAATTATttcaacaaaatgtgtttttgattaATTTTAACCAAAAAATAAGCGTCTCTTTTTTTAAGTACTTTTGAGAAAAATTGGAAGGTTCGTCTGTTTCCATGGTTTTGACTTGACCTCAGTGACGTTTTGTGACGCGCTCGTACTTCTTCCGGGTTAgtgctctctctgctctgcggcatgtgtttacatgtgtaACTGAAAATTGGAAAATAAGATGAGTTCTCAGAAAGGTAATGTATCTCGGTCGCGAGGCCAGAAGCATCAAAACAGCTTTGCCTTCAAACCTGACAAGTACGGAGCGACTGTCCAAGTGAAGGTGTGTGAACCTAGAAGTCTCGTTAACGTGTCGTGTGCAACGTTAAGCTAGCCTGCATAATGTTCAATACTGACCTCAACTAAAGACActtttgaagtgtgtgtgtgtgtgtgtgtgtgtgtgtgtgtgtgtgtgtgtgtgtgtgtgtgtgtgtgtgtgtgtgtgtgtgtgtgtgtgtctctctctctctctctctctctctctctgtctgtctgtgatacAGGTAACAATGCGTTCTTGTGTATGGACAAGCCTGTATTTACCTTCTGTCTGTTAGCAGCCATCCTGAAACGATATTGTTTTAACACTGTTTAGAAAATGGTTAAATAAAGATTTGTTTTGTTCAAGCAATTGGCTTTTTCTGcttccatctttgttgtcaaCGATGATGCATTTCCTTTACAACTTCATTATACCAATTCCACTTTGTCTCTGCTTATGTGATCTGAATTACAGAAGGCAAAATCAAAGATACATGATGGACTCTGTCAACATTGTAAAGGTGTTCTTGAGTGGAAAGTGAAGTACAACAAATACAAGACACTGACACAGCCAAAAAAATGGTGAGTACACTTTTAGATACTGCAGAACTGCACCTGCTCGGTTACAGTAAATGCCAAAAGTATAATCTGGATTATCAGtgtattcagtgtgtgtgtgtgtgtgtgtgtgtatatatatatatatatatatgtgtgtgtgtgtatatattagggctgtcaaacgattaacattatttaatcgcaattaatcgctgaatttctatagttaattgcgattaatcacatattttatcacatgattatttagcatttcagaacagtttttaagtccatattaacaatggaaagccgttcttaccagtggatcttgattgggaatcaaatgaatgcaaagaaagttcctttatgaacttgattttaagatttgtaattatttatttactgtaaacaaaagaaaaatgtgtgaatctgtcattattgccccattcctccaagtacctaactaaaaaacaaaaaatccctatccttaccagagtcaatatagtgtttagtaactcctaaataatgttgacgtccagtgatcaccggttaatgagacagcgtttgcagcaccttgcagctgttccagtttagcggctttctccgtgtcgtacaggctgtgtgtccgtgaaaactactgtccccctcgacggcaatgagacgggtcagaacatgccaaccgtagtacgtctttaagacccgagtcctctacgatgctgacaggtctgcagttagttgccacacgtttcgcaagagctgtagtcattttctgggatttggtttcatccacaggtcggcaagtagtactctagcatgctagctggtagcatcacgttaactgtactactatgcttagctccgtaggtggtagctcaagcttgacttgcttcggtgatattttaattcagctttacacaacgtgcatatggctttagacttgtctacgaggcgtccgggagttttggaagataaaaagctccattcagagttgtgttgctgctgtctttctccatcatgcctgcagcctgcagcagcaggatgtgttacgaagaagtggcagcttgatggtaagtaacggtgctgcaaagggtcaaaatagtagcctgatAGGCACGATGCGAagcccagtgaagtgtaaaataaattaataaatgccgacaggagattaaaaaacatgaatcGCATCGGCCCCTAATCGCATCGTGATTAACGCgtttaacgctgacagcccttatatatatatatatatatatgtgtatgtgtgtgtgtgtgtgtatatgtatgtttatatatatatatgaatatgaattAAGCCGAGTTATTGCACAGCAAATAcattgttgtccaaagaatcaatataatattgtattgtgataAAACTTGTGATTTAAACCcccataaatgtttttttttcagtgtcaaGTGTTCTCAGAAGACGGTGAAGGATGCGTATCACATCATCTGTAAGCCCTGTTCTCTTCAGCTGGAGATCTGCTGCAAGTGTGGGAAGAAAGAGGACATCGTTATtccgtgagtgtgtgtgtgtgcgcgagtgtgtgtttgtctctgtgtgtgtgtctctctgtgtgtgtatgtgtttgtctctgtgtgtgtgtgtgtgcgtgtgtgtttgtctctgtctctgtgtgtgtatgtgtgtttgtctctgtgtgtgtatgtgtttgtctctgtgtgtatgtgtgtgtgtgtgtgtgtttgtgtgtgtgtgtgtgtgtgtgcgtgtgtgtgtgtgtgtgtgtgtgtgtgtgtctctgtgtgtgtgtgtgtgtgtctgtgtgtgtgtgtgtgtgtgtgtgtgtgtgtgtgtgtctctgtgtgtgtatgtgtgtttgtctctgtgtgtgtgtgtgtgtttgtctctgtgtgtatgtgtttgtctctgtgtgtatgtgtttgtgtgtgtgtgtgtgtgtatcttgtgtttaccagagatgtgctcataagtttctctgaaataaatcattcagcatgaaaaaacaATGACTAATCGGCAGAAGAAATCTAATTAGACTAAAACACccgattattttaatattattagtggagccaatgttgtgttttcactGCCCTCAAAAAGAAGCCATTCCTATCACACATCTtcacattttatataaaaattgtGGTCCACATGTCTTTTTTAATCTGGAGGCAGGAtaaaatgttgtcttttatGACGTCAACTTTGAGTTCTTTTCATCACCGTGAAGCACATTCAGTCCATTCTACTCCAAGTCTGCCATCTTGTGGACAATGAGATGCATTACAACCGATTTTTGGAAACTACTCAACTCATTGTAGCTTCAGTCTTTACCTCTCTAATTGAATGCCCTTTACACAAAATGGTTTCATCCAACGTTGAGGCGTCTGTTTATTCCCAGGTGTCATGACGATGGTTACATGATGACATTCAAAACGATGCCGGAGAGAGTTTCCCTTTGCTCTTGAAAGAAGGGCTGTAAcgatttcaatcaggagagacttaaGACTTTAAGAGTGAAATAAGTTGAATGGACATGTTGCATGATAGGTGGATATGTTAGAGACTCCATCGCAGTGTTACATTATAAGGGGTAAAGAGGCCG
This genomic window contains:
- the c5h9orf85 gene encoding uncharacterized protein C9orf85 homolog; the protein is MSSQKGNVSRSRGQKHQNSFAFKPDKYGATVQVKKAKSKIHDGLCQHCKGVLEWKVKYNKYKTLTQPKKCVKCSQKTVKDAYHIICKPCSLQLEICCKCGKKEDIVIPVNSQEDKTEEEEEDGDQKKKERRKKNLDDLDSDYDDDDDDLSDLGDDDDDDDDNKGESIDRDSEPKKTKNKSDVLPDVSRVNITD